CTTCTACTACTTCCTAACAAACATGTAATCATTATTTACTCCCCCTATACTTTTAGTGTGTATACTCATACTAATCCGCTTTATGATATTATTAAAATAGATTTTTCAGATACTAGGTATCACAAAACACGATTATTGATTGGAGTATACAATGAATATTAATTTTATTAAGACATTTTTAGTAGCTAGTGAAACTAAAAATATTTCCAAAACAGCAAGTCTATTAAACTATTCCCAATCGACAGTATCAGGACATATTGAAAAACTTGAAAATGAGTTAGGTGTATTACTCTTTCACAGAAAAAAATATGGCGTTGAATTAACTAACGAAGGTTTAACCTATGTAAGATATGCTCAAAATATCATCGATAGTCATATAGAATTCCAGAAGGAAGTACGTGGCTTATATAATCATTCGGAGAGTTTAGTGGTCAATATGCAAGAGAGTCAATATATTTACAAATATGCTCAAAAAATAAGTGAATGGATCATTAACAATCCACATGTGAATATTACGTTCAAGACAGCACATTCTAATTTTTATATTAAAGAAGAATTATCGAATAACGAAACTGATATATCCTTAATAACAGATGAACATATTATAAATAACACTTTAAATAATATTCCAATATCAGAAGGTCAACTCGTCTTAGTAACAAATTGCCAGTTACCTTCATTTCAATTTAATGATATAGAAAATTCTACTCTATTAGTTACTGAAAAAGGTTGTAGTTACCGTGAACAAATGGAAAGGATTTTATTTAAAAATAATATTACGCCTATGCAAAAAATAGAATTTATTGGCATTGAATCCCTACTTCAACATATTCAAAACTTTGGTGGTATTGCTTTATTACCACAATTTGTTGTAGCACAAGAATTGAATAATCATCATTTATTTTTAGTACCATTAGACTATAAATTCGCGACATTAAAGACAAACCTTCTATATAATTCGAATACTAGAAAACAAAGCGTATTTTCGTTTATTGAAAATGTATTTTCTTTGGAAGGAGAAATAAAATGAAGAAATTTCTTAAAGTAAGTTTTGTTTTTGTATTATTAATCACTACATATTTACTTATGAATTTTTTACTGTTTGATAAGTGGTCTTTACATCAAAGTGAAAAACAACTAAACAGTGATATTGAAAATCATAACAACAATCATTTAAAACAAATTTCTAAAGATGATAAGACTTATGAATTTTTAAAGAACGAGAAAAAAATAAACATTGTAAGTCAAAGTGATAATCAAGGTAGCGGAAGTATAAATTATTATCGAGTAATGATTCATAATCATTCAGGCGAAATATACATTAATTCCAATCACGCTTTTATTCCTAAAAACTCAACCATCCGAAGTATTAAAATGCTTTAACATTAAAAAAAACATATCATTCGTTTTTAATAAATTATTTAATATTTCAAAACTACAAATTATTTTGGATAAATGCTTTGAATATAAAAGACCGATCAAGACGTAAAGAGTATTGGTATCCATTTCTTATGACAATTATCATATCCTTTATAGCTTCTATATTAAATTACATATTACCTATACCAAATATCTTATCTGAAATTATATATTGGATATTTAATATAGCAACGATTGTTGCATCATTCACTGTAATGGTTAGACGCTTTCATGATATAGGAATGTCTATGTTATTACCTTTAATTTTCTACATATCCCCTATAATTGGATTTATACTCGTTTCAATAAATCCCGAAGCAGTTTCTTCTCTTGAAGGGTCTCTAGTATTAGTCATCGTAAATGTATTGTACTTAATATTTTCCCTTATTGTATTAGCAATTTGTTGTACTTATGGTCATAAAGATAAAAACAAATATAGTATTAATCCTAAAACAATATAGACAATAATCTTTTTGGCACAGTAATTGGAGTATCATTAATTTTGTTTTATAGTGTTATTTTTTGAAAATCCTTGTTATCAAGTTTAACTATTAGTAAAACTAATATTTCAAGTTCATTGTATTTCTCTAGACTATTCTTAATTATCTACTGAAGTGAAATAAATAATTTATTTAGTTGTATTTACATAACTAATAATTATCAGAAAGCAGATTAAAAGAGACTCCTTTTTCTTTGGCTACTTTAATACTTGGGCTTGTCGATGTTTACTTTCATTTCTTTCTTGTTCAGAAATCATTGCTAAAATTTGAATGGTTAAATCTTTCATAAATTTGTCTAGTAGAGGATTACCAATCACTTCATTCATCATAGGTAAAATTGTAATCAATAACTGAACTTCTTTTTCCTTTAAATAGTTAACAGTTTGAATGACTTCGTCGTAATTTCTACCTAGTCTATTAATCGTTTCTACAATTAAACGATTTCCAATACGTACAAAATTTAATGCTTCTTGGAAAATAGGTCTATTTTCAATCAA
This portion of the Mammaliicoccus vitulinus genome encodes:
- a CDS encoding LysR family transcriptional regulator; its protein translation is MNINFIKTFLVASETKNISKTASLLNYSQSTVSGHIEKLENELGVLLFHRKKYGVELTNEGLTYVRYAQNIIDSHIEFQKEVRGLYNHSESLVVNMQESQYIYKYAQKISEWIINNPHVNITFKTAHSNFYIKEELSNNETDISLITDEHIINNTLNNIPISEGQLVLVTNCQLPSFQFNDIENSTLLVTEKGCSYREQMERILFKNNITPMQKIEFIGIESLLQHIQNFGGIALLPQFVVAQELNNHHLFLVPLDYKFATLKTNLLYNSNTRKQSVFSFIENVFSLEGEIK
- a CDS encoding DUF805 domain-containing protein, which codes for MNIKDRSRRKEYWYPFLMTIIISFIASILNYILPIPNILSEIIYWIFNIATIVASFTVMVRRFHDIGMSMLLPLIFYISPIIGFILVSINPEAVSSLEGSLVLVIVNVLYLIFSLIVLAICCTYGHKDKNKYSINPKTI